A genomic region of Pseudomonas sp. MPC6 contains the following coding sequences:
- a CDS encoding crotonase/enoyl-CoA hydratase family protein, with protein sequence MSELISYHLEDGIATLTLSNGKVNAISPDVIAAFNAALDQAVTDRAVVIITGTPGILSGGYDLKVMTSGPVQAVALVTAGSTLARRLLAHPFPVVVACPGHAVAKGAFLLLSADYRIGVDGPFSIGLNEVQIGMTMHHAGIEIARDRLGKSAFHRSVINGEMFNPQSAVDAGFLDLVVSAEELQGAALAAARQLKKINMTAHKNTKLKARKVLLETLDNAIVLDQEHLG encoded by the coding sequence ATGAGTGAGTTGATTTCCTACCATCTCGAAGACGGTATCGCGACCCTGACCTTGAGCAATGGCAAGGTCAATGCGATCTCGCCAGACGTGATCGCTGCATTTAATGCTGCGCTGGATCAGGCGGTGACTGATCGCGCAGTGGTGATCATTACCGGTACGCCCGGGATTCTGTCCGGCGGTTACGACTTGAAGGTGATGACGTCCGGCCCTGTACAAGCGGTGGCGCTGGTGACGGCCGGTTCGACCCTGGCCCGTCGCCTGTTGGCGCACCCGTTCCCGGTGGTCGTGGCGTGCCCTGGGCATGCGGTGGCCAAGGGGGCCTTCCTGCTGCTGTCGGCCGACTATCGCATTGGTGTCGATGGCCCGTTCAGCATTGGTCTGAACGAGGTGCAGATCGGCATGACCATGCACCACGCCGGCATCGAGATCGCCCGAGATCGTTTGGGTAAATCGGCGTTTCACCGTTCAGTGATCAATGGCGAGATGTTCAATCCGCAGAGCGCGGTGGATGCCGGTTTCCTTGATCTGGTGGTGTCGGCCGAAGAGTTGCAGGGTGCGGCGTTGGCTGCGGCGCGTCAGTTGAAGAAGATCAATATGACGGCGCACAAGAACACCAAGCTCAAGGCGCGCAAGGTACTGCTGGAGACGCTGGATAACGCGATCGTCCTGGATCAGGAGCATTTGGGGTAA
- a CDS encoding amidotransferase, with product MSLRICILETDILRPELVDQYQGYGQMFQRLFSQQPIAAEFTVYNVMQGEYPGDELTFDAYLVTGSKADSFGTDPWIETLRAYLLKRYERGDKLLGVCFGHQLLALLLGGKSERATQGWGVGTHNYKLAAKAPWMSPVREELTLLISHQDQVTSLPENATVIASSDFCPFAAYHINDQVLCFQGHPEFIHDYSRALLEIRQEALGEQIYQKGVASLEHQHHGATVAEWMMRFVAHKPDTAPS from the coding sequence ATGTCGTTACGCATCTGCATTCTGGAAACCGACATTCTGCGTCCAGAACTGGTCGATCAGTATCAGGGTTACGGGCAGATGTTCCAGCGTCTGTTTTCGCAGCAACCGATCGCGGCCGAGTTCACCGTCTACAACGTGATGCAAGGCGAATATCCCGGCGATGAACTGACCTTTGACGCTTACCTGGTCACGGGCAGCAAGGCCGATTCCTTCGGTACCGACCCTTGGATCGAAACCCTCAGGGCTTACCTGCTCAAGCGCTATGAGCGCGGCGACAAATTGCTGGGCGTGTGCTTCGGCCATCAGTTGCTGGCATTGCTGCTGGGCGGCAAGAGCGAGCGCGCGACCCAGGGTTGGGGCGTCGGCACGCATAACTACAAGCTCGCCGCCAAGGCGCCGTGGATGAGCCCGGTGCGGGAAGAGCTGACGTTGTTGATCAGTCACCAGGACCAGGTGACATCGTTACCGGAAAACGCCACCGTCATTGCCTCGAGCGATTTCTGCCCGTTCGCCGCGTATCACATCAACGATCAGGTGCTGTGCTTCCAGGGGCATCCGGAATTCATCCACGATTACTCGCGGGCGTTGCTGGAGATTCGTCAGGAGGCGCTGGGCGAGCAGATTTATCAGAAGGGCGTGGCCAGCCTGGAGCATCAGCACCATGGCGCTACGGTGGCGGAGTGGATGATGCGGTTTGTGGCGCATAAGCCGGATACGGCGCCAAGCTAA
- a CDS encoding 3-hydroxyacyl-CoA dehydrogenase NAD-binding domain-containing protein has product MSEAIHYEKGQDGIVVLTIDMPGQSANTMNAVYRDAMAACVARLIADKEAIAGIIITSAKKTFFAGGDLNELIKVGKPEAKAFYAMVLNLKGQLRTLETLGKPVVAAINGAALGGGWEICLACHHRVALDHPSVQLGLPEVTLGLLPGGGGVVRMVRMLGLEKALPYLLEGKKVRPQQALQAGLIDQLASDHDELLVKARTWIVANPTAVQRWDVKGYQIPGGTPSNPKVAQMLAIAPAILRNKTQGTMPAPEKILCAAVEGAQVDFDTAHLIETRYFTELTTGQVAKNLIGTFWFQLNEINAGGSRPQGFAPCVTKKVGVLGAGMMGAGIAFVSAAAGIEVVLKDINLAAAQKGKAHSAALLDKEVARGQMSTEQREEVLARIHTTQSDADLAGCDLIIEAVFEDRELKAKVSLAAQKIVGADAVIASNTSTLPISGLATAVPDQSKFIGLHFFSPVDKMPLVEIIKGTNTSDETLARGFDFVLQINKTPIVVNDGRGFFTSRVFGTFTHEGIAMLGEGISAPMIETEARKAGMPVGPLAISDEVSLSLMSHIRQQTAKDLQAEGKPLVEHPAFAVIDLLLNEYKRPGKAAGGGFYEYPAGGQKHLWPGLKSRFEQHGRQISPQDVRDRLLFVQAIETVRCLEEGVLTSTADANVGSIFGIGFAAWTGGALQFINQYGVQDFVARAQYLAGQYGERFAPPALLLEKAAKGQAF; this is encoded by the coding sequence ATGAGCGAAGCCATTCATTACGAAAAGGGCCAGGACGGGATCGTCGTCCTGACCATCGACATGCCGGGCCAGAGCGCCAATACCATGAACGCGGTGTACCGCGACGCCATGGCTGCCTGCGTCGCCCGACTGATCGCCGACAAGGAGGCCATTGCCGGCATCATCATTACCTCGGCGAAGAAAACCTTCTTCGCCGGCGGCGACCTCAATGAACTGATCAAGGTCGGCAAGCCCGAAGCCAAGGCCTTTTATGCCATGGTGCTTAACCTCAAGGGGCAACTGCGCACCCTGGAAACCCTGGGCAAACCGGTGGTCGCCGCGATCAACGGCGCAGCGCTGGGCGGTGGTTGGGAAATCTGCCTGGCCTGCCATCATCGCGTGGCGCTGGACCATCCATCCGTGCAACTCGGCCTGCCGGAAGTGACCCTCGGCCTGCTGCCGGGCGGCGGCGGAGTCGTGCGCATGGTACGCATGCTCGGTCTGGAAAAAGCCCTGCCGTATTTGCTCGAAGGTAAAAAAGTGCGGCCGCAACAGGCGTTGCAGGCGGGATTGATTGATCAACTGGCGAGCGATCACGATGAGCTGCTGGTCAAGGCGCGGACCTGGATTGTCGCCAACCCGACGGCGGTGCAGCGTTGGGATGTAAAGGGTTATCAGATTCCCGGCGGTACCCCGTCGAATCCGAAAGTCGCCCAGATGCTGGCGATTGCACCGGCGATTTTGCGCAATAAAACCCAAGGCACGATGCCCGCCCCGGAGAAAATCCTGTGTGCCGCGGTCGAGGGCGCCCAGGTGGATTTCGACACGGCGCACTTGATCGAAACCCGCTACTTCACCGAATTGACCACCGGCCAGGTAGCGAAGAATCTGATCGGCACCTTCTGGTTCCAGCTCAACGAAATCAATGCCGGCGGTTCGCGGCCCCAGGGTTTTGCACCCTGCGTCACTAAAAAAGTCGGGGTGCTGGGTGCCGGGATGATGGGCGCCGGCATCGCTTTTGTCAGCGCCGCGGCCGGTATTGAAGTGGTGCTCAAGGACATCAACCTTGCCGCAGCGCAGAAGGGCAAGGCGCATTCGGCGGCGCTGCTGGACAAAGAAGTCGCGCGCGGTCAGATGAGTACCGAACAGCGCGAGGAAGTTCTGGCGCGAATCCATACCACGCAAAGCGATGCGGACCTGGCCGGGTGCGACCTGATCATCGAGGCGGTGTTTGAAGACCGGGAACTGAAGGCCAAGGTCTCATTGGCGGCGCAAAAAATCGTCGGCGCGGACGCGGTGATCGCCTCCAACACGTCAACCCTGCCGATCAGCGGGCTGGCCACGGCAGTGCCGGACCAGAGCAAGTTCATCGGCCTGCATTTCTTCAGCCCCGTAGACAAAATGCCCCTGGTGGAAATCATCAAGGGTACCAACACCAGCGACGAAACCCTGGCGCGCGGGTTCGATTTCGTCCTGCAAATCAACAAGACCCCGATTGTGGTCAACGACGGTCGCGGGTTCTTCACTTCGCGGGTGTTCGGCACCTTCACCCATGAAGGCATCGCCATGCTCGGCGAAGGCATCAGCGCGCCGATGATCGAGACCGAGGCTCGCAAGGCCGGCATGCCTGTCGGACCTCTGGCGATCTCTGACGAAGTGTCCCTCAGCCTCATGAGCCATATCCGCCAGCAAACCGCCAAAGACCTGCAAGCCGAAGGAAAACCGCTGGTCGAGCACCCGGCGTTCGCCGTGATTGATTTGCTGCTCAACGAGTACAAGCGTCCGGGGAAGGCCGCTGGAGGCGGTTTCTACGAGTATCCGGCCGGTGGCCAGAAGCATCTGTGGCCGGGGCTGAAAAGCCGTTTCGAGCAACACGGCAGGCAGATTTCGCCGCAGGACGTGCGCGACCGGCTGCTGTTCGTGCAAGCCATCGAAACCGTGCGCTGCCTGGAGGAGGGCGTGCTGACCTCGACGGCGGATGCCAACGTCGGCTCGATCTTCGGTATCGGCTTCGCGGCCTGGACCGGCGGCGCACTGCAGTTCATCAACCAGTACGGCGTGCAGGATTTCGTCGCCCGCGCCCAGTACCTGGCCGGGCAATATGGCGAGCGATTCGCGCCGCCCGCGCTATTGCTGGAGAAAGCCGCGAAAGGGCAGGCGTTCTAA
- a CDS encoding magnesium and cobalt transport protein CorA, giving the protein MGRVVAAAVYSAGKKVTNITLDEGAAWAAKPGHFVWIGLEEPNAQELFNLQRQFNLHELAIEDALEKHSRPKLETFGDALFIVTYSPIRHEGKLEFIETHIFAGTGYIITARNGHSASYAYVRQRCEARPLLLEHGEDFVLYAILDFVIENYQPVGEAIHAEIDELETNVMCGSLNERDIQKLHSLRRDVLRLRRYAAPMVEIGEELQKLSFPFIDKNMRPYFRDVQIHVTRQMEDLTTLADIASQTIEVGVLLEASRQSVVQRKFAAWAAILAFPTAVAGIYGMNFQNMPELTWHYGYFGVLGFIAVGCVSLWTSFKKSGWL; this is encoded by the coding sequence ATGGGTAGAGTTGTTGCTGCTGCGGTTTATAGCGCCGGTAAAAAAGTCACCAATATCACCCTCGACGAAGGCGCAGCCTGGGCAGCCAAGCCCGGCCACTTTGTGTGGATCGGCCTGGAAGAGCCGAACGCTCAGGAGCTGTTCAATCTGCAACGCCAGTTCAACCTGCATGAACTGGCCATCGAAGACGCCCTGGAAAAACACAGCCGACCGAAACTCGAGACCTTCGGCGACGCTCTGTTTATCGTCACCTATTCGCCGATCCGCCATGAAGGCAAACTGGAGTTCATCGAGACTCACATCTTTGCCGGCACCGGCTACATCATTACCGCACGCAATGGTCACTCCGCGTCCTACGCCTATGTCCGCCAGCGCTGCGAGGCGCGTCCGCTGTTGCTGGAGCACGGCGAAGACTTCGTGCTCTATGCCATCCTCGACTTCGTGATCGAAAACTACCAGCCCGTGGGCGAAGCGATCCATGCCGAGATCGATGAGCTGGAGACCAATGTCATGTGCGGTTCCCTGAACGAGCGCGACATTCAAAAACTCCACAGTCTGCGCCGTGATGTCCTGCGGCTGCGCCGTTACGCGGCACCGATGGTGGAAATCGGCGAGGAACTGCAGAAACTGAGTTTCCCGTTCATCGACAAGAACATGCGCCCGTACTTTCGCGATGTGCAGATCCACGTGACACGGCAGATGGAAGACCTGACAACCCTGGCGGATATTGCCAGTCAGACGATCGAGGTCGGGGTGTTGCTTGAGGCGTCACGCCAAAGCGTGGTGCAGCGCAAGTTTGCGGCATGGGCGGCGATTCTGGCGTTCCCGACCGCGGTGGCGGGGATTTACGGGATGAACTTCCAGAACATGCCCGAGTTGACCTGGCATTACGGGTATTTCGGGGTATTGGGGTTTATTGCGGTGGGGTGTGTGAGTTTGTGGACGAGTTTCAAAAAATCCGGGTGGTTGTAG
- a CDS encoding 1-acylglycerol-3-phosphate O-acyltransferase gives MLFVFRMLLMGLHFILAGVLGVLLGLCRPFNPDNSRLCARLYAWPAMCILGLRVKAEVGPLMDKPDSCVIIANHQSNYDLFVFGNVVPRRTVCIGKKSLKWVPLFGQLFWLAGNVLIDRGNAQKARQSMLTTTHTLQNEDTSIWVFPEGTRNLGEALLPFKKGAFQMAIAAGVPIVPVCVSTYVKHMRLNRWRSGKILIRSLPAIPTAGLSLDDMPLLIEQCREQMRECIASMDRQLQAA, from the coding sequence ATGCTGTTTGTGTTTCGCATGTTATTGATGGGGCTGCATTTTATTCTGGCAGGTGTACTTGGCGTACTGCTCGGCCTGTGTCGCCCGTTCAATCCGGATAACAGCCGATTGTGCGCGCGCCTGTATGCGTGGCCGGCGATGTGTATCTTGGGTTTACGGGTGAAGGCCGAAGTCGGGCCGCTGATGGATAAACCCGACAGCTGCGTGATCATCGCCAACCACCAGTCCAACTACGACCTGTTCGTGTTCGGCAATGTAGTGCCGCGCCGCACCGTGTGCATCGGCAAAAAAAGCCTGAAATGGGTGCCGCTGTTCGGCCAGCTGTTCTGGCTGGCGGGCAATGTGTTGATTGATCGTGGCAATGCGCAAAAGGCGCGGCAGTCGATGCTGACCACCACCCATACCCTGCAAAATGAAGACACCTCGATCTGGGTGTTCCCGGAAGGCACGCGCAATCTCGGCGAAGCGTTGTTGCCGTTCAAGAAAGGCGCGTTCCAGATGGCAATTGCGGCGGGCGTGCCGATCGTGCCGGTGTGTGTCAGCACCTACGTCAAACACATGCGTTTGAACCGCTGGCGCAGTGGGAAAATTCTGATCCGCTCGCTGCCAGCGATTCCTACGGCTGGATTGAGCCTGGATGACATGCCGCTGCTGATCGAGCAGTGCCGTGAGCAGATGCGCGAGTGCATCGCCTCGATGGACCGACAGCTGCAAGCCGCTTGA